GAGGAGTGCATGGATGCCCTTTCCAAGCATGCAAATATCAATCCTGTCATTACTGCTACTGGTTTGTGCTGTAATTTTTCATCGGATTTAACTTACATACACTACTAGAGTAAAGAACTTTTACACTATCGGTACattttaatactatattatgtCATAGTAGCAAGTTACCTGCTTTATTTACCCAGTTACTAGTTTCACTTATTATAGACAGTTACGTGTAGTTATAACTGATCTAATAGTTTAAATTTCCTTTCCGTCATTATGTAGATGTTATGTGATCTTATGTTGTTCCTATCCCTACACATGCATGCACAAATTTGCACTATGCGAGACTTGGAAAGCATAAGCTAAGACTACTAGCTTTTCAAGGGTAGTGATTAGTTAAAGCTATACAAAAAGCTTTTGAAGCTTTATATTACAAAAGTTTTGGTAATTAAGCTTCAAATACTTATCCCCTTTCAACTTAACAAACGAatattaacttattaaccgctcatAATGATACTGCTAATAGGACATTTCCTGTATTTTGCAGTGTGGAATGAGTTAGAGAAAGAGAATAAAGAGTTCTTTGAGACATATGCTCAATCACATAACAAAGATTGCATTACAGAGGAAGAGACAAGTGCAATGATTCAGAAAATGATATTGGACAATGATCATACTAAAGATTCAGACTAAGATCATTAGAAGGAGTCACACAAGGAATAAAATATAAACGTGCTAAATTGATATATTTTTGGTAGTAATCTGATATATTCTTCACATGCCACTAAATATGCCCCTGCATATATATCCAGGTGCAGATCTGTGAAAAATTACAATGTGTACGTATAATAAGATCACACTCATTTTGAATACGCTCGCTAGCTCTAAGATCATGGATTCGCCTGGCTATATCAATGGAACTATGGAAGTAGTACCGGGGGCGGATCTAGAATTTTTATATTATGGTTCTGGATCATAATCTTTTTTACTTGCTGGGTTCTAAATAGACTATTTATACATGTTCAATAAATTTTATAACACAAATAGAGGATTTGAACCAAGCTATTGGATTCTACCGAACTCGTAGTTATAAGGCTGCCTCCACCCTGAGTAGTACTATGGTCTATTATTGAAATGTTTATTGT
The sequence above is drawn from the Nicotiana tabacum cultivar K326 chromosome 13, ASM71507v2, whole genome shotgun sequence genome and encodes:
- the LOC107819843 gene encoding uncharacterized protein LOC107819843, which codes for MGDSSASYIYMVHHLIEKCLIFHMTKEECMDALSKHANINPVITATVWNELEKENKEFFETYAQSHNKDCITEEETSAMIQKMILDNDHTKDSD